Genomic window (Ictalurus punctatus breed USDA103 chromosome 16, Coco_2.0, whole genome shotgun sequence):
CTGTACTGGTCGAATCggtaacattaaaataatttcaaaaaCGAAACATCCGACGTTTTAAAAGTCATGTTTTAGTTACTCAGAATAGTTTGACAAATGTGTGGCATTGcagtaggggaaaaaaaacccccaaactaTTTTAATCTTGTGTACTCGAGAGGTTTTGCTAAAACTAAGGCATTATGTTCTTGGccagtcatgttttttttttttttttcttcaagattTCTGTAATTTGATTTAGCCATTTGATTAAAGCAGTAcactttaatataattaatttatattttccACCACTGAATCACACTgcttataaattatttaaataatgatttttgttttatttaaagtaataGAAAATTTTGCTCGACATTCAAATATGATACCAGCCACGAACCTTTTCGATACTGCAGAGGACTTTCTAAATTGCAGTTTTCTAAATATACACAGAGGGTCGCTCTATACCAACGAACTAAAATTATCAAAGCTCTCCACCCTTTTCATTAAATATTCCAGCTTTCTCCTGACACAGCGGACCATTGCTTTAGAAGGTTGTCTTTATTGTGCATATTTAATTATagattaaaataataactaCACGTTTTTGCACCAGAAAAGGTCTTGTGGACGTTGCAGAATGGAAAGGAAAACGTTTTCCTTTTCGACACCAGGTATTCTggcttgtatttttattttcattcgcGCTGTCCGTGGAGATTTGAGCTACACAATCCCGGAAGAAACGAAGCAACAATATGTGATCGGAAATATAGCAAAGGATCTCGGACTTGATGTGAAACGATTATCTACTCGTAAAGCTCGAATCGAGACAGAAGGCAGCACTAAATGGTATTGCGAGATTAATCTGAGTAGTGGGAATCTGGTCGTGGTGGAAACAATAGACCGAGAAAAGCTTTGTGGGACGAAAATGTCTTGCATCCTTAATTACGAGCTTGTGCTGGAAAATCCTCTTGATGTGCATCGCATTTCACTgcaaattcaggatataaacgATCACGCGCCGAGATTTCCTAATGATCGGATAAATTTTAACATAATGGAATCAGCTGTTAAAGGAGAACGTTTCCCTTTGGATGAAGCTCACGACTCTGACATAGGCCAAAACGCGGTTCAAGGATATTCACTTGAAAGGAATGATCATTTTGTTTTATCGGTTAAAGAAAACGCGGAGGGAGGAAAATACGCTGAACTGGTTTTGGACAAAGAGCTGGATCGGGAAAAGACAAAGGAAATAGATTTAATATTTACTGCGACTGATGGAGGCACTCCACAGAGGTCTGGTACTGCAGTTATCCACATCAATGTGCTTGATGTTAATGACAATACCCCGGTTTTTAGTCAGTCTGTATATAAGGTTACTCTGGCTGAAAACGCACCGTTGGGTGCAGAAGTAGTTACAGTGAGCGCTACAGACGCTGATGAGGGAGTAAACGGAGAGGTCAGTTATGAATTTAGTCGAATATCTGATACAGCAGCAAAATTATTTTCTATTGACAAGAGAAGTGGACATATTAAGGTAAACGGAAATATTGATTATGAAGAGGAAACGTCATACGAAATGAGAGTCCAGGCCAAAGATGGTTCTGGCTTAGCATCCACTGCCAAAATTATTATAGACATCACTGATGTAAATGACAACGCTCCGAGAATTATTCTTAAATCACTGAATGATCCCATTCCTGAAAATTGTATGATAGAAACTGAGGTGGCAATTATTAATGTTCAGGATAACGATTCAGGAGATAATAGAAAAGTCAGATGCTCCATTCAAGAAAATGTTTCCTTTAAATTAAACCCATCTATCAAAAACTACTTCTCTCTGGTAACTGCCAGCTTcttggatagagagagagaatcagattATAACATAACTATCACTGCTACTGATGGAGGCTCTCCACCTTTATCAACATCAATGACTATTCATCTATCTGTATCAGATATCAATGACAATCCTCCTGTATTTGAACAGCAATCCTACACTGCATATGTCATGGAAAATAACAAACCAGGAACCTCTATTAGTTCTGTTACTGCAAGAGACCCAGACTGGAGACAGAATGGTACAGTGCTGTATTCTCTGGAACCCAGTGAGATAAACGGTGTTGCAGTGTCCTCATTATTATCCATTAACTCAGATACAGGAGTGATCCATGCTGTGAAGTCATTTGACTATGAAAAGTTCAGAAACTTTAAAGTCTTGGTTGTAGCCAGAGACAATGGTTCTCCCCCACTCTGCAGCAATGTGACTGTGAGTGTGTTCATATCAGATGAGAATGATAACTCTCCACAGATATTATACCCTGCTCCAGAGGGAAAGTCTTTAATGACTGAGATGGTCCCTAAAGCtgctctctctggctctctggtCTCCAAAGTGATCGCTGTGGATGCTGACTCTGGACAGAACGCATGGCTGTCCTATCAGATTGTCAAATCTAGTGATCCGGGACTTTTCACTATTGGTCTCCATAGTGGAGAGATCAGGGCTCAGAGGGACATTACTGAATCTGACAGCATGAAACAGAACCTTGTAATCTCAGTGAAAGATAACGGACAGCCACCTCTCTCTGCTACCTGTTCTGTATATTTACTGATTTCTGACAATCTTGCTGAAGTTCCACAACTTAAAGACATGACATATGAGGAGAGCAATTCCAGACTGACTTTTTATTTGATCATCGCGCTAGTTTCCGTGTCCACCTTCTTTCTGACTTTCATTATTCTGATCTTGGCTGTGAGGTTTTGCCACAGGAGAAAGCCCAGACTGTTGTTTGATGGAGCAGTCGCCATTCCCAGTGCGTATCTCCCTCCCAACTATGCAGAGGTGGAGGGAGCTGGTACTCTCTGCAGTTCTTACAATTATGACACGTATCTAACAACAGGATCCCGCACCAGTGACTTCAAGTTCATCACGTCTTACAATGACAGCACTCTTACTTCTGGTGGAACTCTGAAAATGGGCCAGAATGACACTTTAGGTGCAAACCTGATTTCACTTAATAATACCGGAGAGGGAGATGAGGTAAGAAAATATGTCTTCTTTTTGTAGCAGGCTTacatgaatgtttgtgtgttgtgatgatccTTTGTGAtctgcaatttttatttatcgTAGAAGGTGTTATAAGAATGACAGCACctctctgttttttaaaaagcagttaTGTATACAGAGGAAAATGTATGGGGCCTGTGCTGCTGTTTGTCTCAAAAAAGGAAAACCTTCAGAGCAGAATGCTCCTCCTAATTTCAGATTTGACCTTGTGTTTTAATGCTGCTAAAATATCAGCTCTACAGTGCTTGACgggtttttttaaacttacatttcttattttttttttttttaattttggttaattaattcaattatttgcctttaaaaaaaaaaattaaattcatgCTCCTCACGCTAATAACAACTTCCCAACTTTTGCCGTGAGATACCTATATGCTTCATGTTAATGAAAACTGTTTTGGTAACAATACCAATGACTAGTTGAGGATCACGTGccatatatttatacattactGATTTCATAGGAATTAAGTAGCATAGTTCGTGTTTCGTTAGTTATCAGTGGTGCACCACATTAATTAACGAATTAGATTTGATTTTTCTTAAAAGCAAGAATACTTGTGTGTAATTTGCACCAGGCTGTTTTCAGAACCACAGCTGTGGACAGCTCTCTGTAGCGGATTGAGTGTTTGCCTTTTAAGACGTAAGAAACAATGCACCCGTTTAAACTGGGCGATTTTTCCTGTATCTCGAAACACTTCCTGTGAAGCTTGAATCATATCATGAGTCAATAAAATTGCAATATTTTCAAAATGCTCAGAGTGTCGCTCTTCACCTGCAGGAGACACGCTGAAGCCCTCACCGCCcttcttttaaatatataatcagAGCTCGGTCTGGAGGTAAGAACCATTAGTCTTCTGCAATAGACGCATCGCGCATTCTTACAAATGATTTCCAGCATTCGAATCTCTATTTGAACAGtttatattttgacatttttgaaTAAGTACGTCGTGACGATGTCATCTACCGCTACAGTTCTGAAGTCTAGAGCATTTTCCTGTGTAATATTAGGATTTTTCTTAAGTCTCTTCTTCAATCAGAGCACCGTTTGTGGAGATTTGAGCTACACAGTACAGGAGGAAATTAAACATCGGTATGTTATTGGAAACGTAGCAAAGGATCTCGGATTGGattcattaaaattaaaaacgcGAAAAGCCCGAATTGAAACAGAGGATAGCAGCAAGCGGTATGTGGATATTAATTTTAATACCGGAGAATTGATCGTTTCAGAGACAATAGACCGGGAAAAGCTTTGTGGTTCGAGAATAAACTGCATACTGAATTATGAACTCGTCTTAGAAAATCCACTGGAACTACATCGCATTTCCCTGAATATTCAGGATATTAATGACAATGCGCCAAAATTTCTTAATGAGCGCATAAACCTAGAAATCCAAGAGTCCGCTATAAAAGGGCAGCGCTTCCATTTGGATGAAGCTCACGATTCTGATATCGGACAAAACGGAGTTAACGCCTATTCGATAGAAAAAAACGcccattttgttttgtctgtggaAGGAAACACCGAGAGGGGTAAATACGCAGAACTTGTGTTGGAGAAAGAGCTGGATCGCGAACAACAGAAGGATATTGACTTGATTCTTACCGCAGCGGATGGCGGGATTCCTCAGAGATCAGGGACTGCTGTTATACACATCACTGTGCTAGATGCTAATGATAATGTTCCGGTGTTCAGTCAGCCTGTATATAAAGTCGTTTTAGCTGAAAACTCACTGACAGGAACAGAAGTCGTTACTGTGAGCGCAGTAGATGCAGATGAAGGAGCAAACGGTGCAGTCACTTATGAATTCAGTCGGATTGCTGATAACGCAGCACAGTTATTTACTATTGATAAACTCACTGGACAAATTAAGGTAAATGGAGATATCGACTATGAAGAGGAAAAGTATTACGATATAAGAGTCCAGGCTAAAGATGGTCAAGGCTTAGCATCGACTGCAAGTGTTATTATAGATATTTCTGATGTAAATGACAATGCTCCTAAAATTATTCTTAAATCTCTAAATAATCCTCTCCCTGAGAATGTTATTGTAGGCACTGAGGTGGCCATAATTAATGTTCAGGACAAAGATTCAGGAGATAATCGACAGATCCGATGTTCAATCCATGAAAACGTtccttttaaattaaataagtcTATTAAGAATTATTTCACTTTGCTAACAAGTAGCACCTTGGACAGAGAGAAGGAAGCAGATTATAACATAACCATCACTGCTACTGATGGAGGCTCTCCAACTTTATCAACATCCATGACAATTCATCTATCAGTGTCAGACGTCAATGACAATCCTCCTGTATTTGAACAGCAATCCTACACTGCATATGTGATGGAAAATAACAAACCAGGAACCTCTATTAGTTCTGTTACTGCAAGAGACCCAGACTGGAGGCAGAACGGTACAGTACTGTATTCTCTGGTACCCAGTGAAATAAACGGTGTTGCAGTGTCCTCATTATTATCCATTAACTCAGATACAGGAGTGATCCATGCTGTGAGGTCATTTGACTTTGAAAAGTTCAGAAACATTAAAGTCCAGGTTGTAGCCAGAGACAGTGGTTCTCCTCCACTCAGCAGCAACGTGACTGTGAGTGTGTTCATATCAGATGAGAATGATAACTCTCCACAGATACTATACCCTGCTCCAGAGGGAAAGTCTTTAATGACTGAGATGGTCCCTAAAGCtgctctctctggctctctggtCTCCAAAGTGATCGCTGTGGATGCTGACTCTGGACAGAACGCATGGCTGTCCTATCAGATTGTCAAATCTACTGATCCGGGACTTTTCACTATCGGTCTCCATAGTGGAGAGATCAGGGCTCAGAGGGACATTACTGAATCTGACAGCATGAAACAGAACCTTGTTATCTCAGTGAAAGATAACGGACAGCCACCTCTCTCTGCTACCTGTTCTGTATATTTACTGATTTCTGATAATCTTGCTGAAGTTCCAGAACTTAAAGACATGACTTATGAGGAGAGCAATTCCAAACTGACTTTTTATTTGATCATCGCGCTAGTTTCCGTGTCCACCTTCTTTCTGACTTTCATTATTGTGATCCTGGCTGTGAGGTTTTGCCACAGGAGAAAGCCCAGACTGTTGTTTGATGGAGCAGTCGCCATTCCCAGCGCATATCTCCCTCCCACCTATGCAGATGTGGAGGAAGCTGGAACTCTCCGCAGTTCTTATAATTTTGACACGTATCTAACAACAGGATCCCGCACCAGTGACTTCAAGTTCATCACGTCTTACAATGACAGCACTCTTACTGCAGGTGGAACTCTGAAAACGGGCCAGAATGGCACCTTAGCTGCGAGCTTAATTACACTTAACACCGAGGATGCACATGGGGTAAGTTAGGAACAAGCGTCACATACAATACAATTAATTTCATGTACGTTTACGACCAGATAGACTGCATGTGGTGATATCTGTCTACATGTTAGCAGACACTACAAACGGTCCCGGATTTTTCCTTTTAACATAAGAAAAAtaagtgtactcacttttagtCTACTCAAACTGTGTCTGTGCGAACTTCATGAGGAAAAATGCTTGAATTTAACTTTTGTTTACATTCCATTGCTGCAATTAATGTTTTTACCTACAGAACATTCAATTGTATGGTGCCTTTAGCAGTACTGCTCGAAGCggtaacatttgaataatttaaaacaaaaaatcgGAGGTTcttaaattaatgtttttttttcactgagaATATTGTGACCAAATGTGTAGTAGTGCAGtcggaaaaaaaagtatttttccgAATATTTTATCCCTGTGTACTCGAGATAATTTGCTCAAACTAAAGCTTTGCGTTCACTGCCAGTGATTCTTTTTCAACATTTCAGTCACTTGGATTAGCCATTTTATTTGagcagtatatatatttttttttctcttttccccaAAGAATCTTATTGCCTATtaatctctttatttattttcttattaagtaattaattaaaaagtaataGAAATCTGTGCTATTCAGTAAAATATGTTACTAGCCACGAATGTTTTCGGTTTTGTATAGaaacgacaaaactgcagttttgtaaatgtactcaGAGGGTCGCTCTTTACCAACGAACTAAAATTATCAAAGCTCTCCACCCTTTTCATTAAATATCCCAGCTTTCTCCTGTCACCGAAGACCATTCCTGCAGAAGGTTGACTTCATTGTGGACATTTCATCATAAATTCCTTTAATAACTACTCGTTCTTGCACAAAAAGAGGTCGTGTGGACGTTGCAGAATGGAAAGGAAAAGGTTTTCCTTTTATATActatttattttggtttgtatttttattttcattcgcGCTGTCCGTGGAGATTTGAGCTACACAATCCCGGAAGAAACGAAGCAACAATATGTGATCGGAAATATAGCAAAGGATCTCGGACTTGATGTGAAACGATTATCTGCTCGTAAAGCTCGTATCGAGACGGAAGGCAGCACTAAACCGTATTGCGACATTAATCTGAGTGGAAATCTGGTAGTGGTGGAAACAATAGACCGAGAAAAGGTTTGTGGGTCGAAAATGTCTTGCATTCTTAATTACGAGCTTGTGCTGGAAAATCCTCTTGATGTGCATCGCATTTCACTTCAGATTCAGGATATAAACGACAACACGCCGAGATTTCCTAATGATCGGATAAATTTCGATATCCGGGAATCAGCTGTTAAAGGAGAACGTTTCCCTTTGGATGAAGCTCACGACTCTGATATAGGCCAAAACGCGGTTCAAAGATATTCACTTGAAAGGAATGATCATTTTGTTTTATCGGTTAAAGAAAACGCGGAGGGAGGAAAATACGCTGAACTGGTTTTGGACAAAGAGCTGGATCGTGAACAGACGAAGGAAATAGATTTAATATTTACTGCGACTGATGGAGGCACTCCACAGAGGTCTGGTACTGCAGTTATCCACATCAATGTGCTTGATGCTAATGACAATACCCCGGTTTTTAGTCAGTCTGTGTATAAGGTTACTCTGGCTGAAAACGCACCGTTGGGTGCAGAAGTAGTTACAGTGAGCGCTACAGACGCTGATGAAGGAGTAAACGGGGAGGTCAGTTATGAATTTAGTCGAATATCTGATACAGCAGCAAAATTATTTTCTATTGACAAGAGAAGTGGTCAAATTAAGGTACATGGAAATATTGATTATGAAGAGGAAACGTCATATGAAATGAGAGTGCAGGCAAAAGATGGTCCTGGCTTAGCGTCCACTGCCAAAATTATTATAGATATCAGTGATGTAAATGACAACGCTCCGAGAATTATTCTTAAATCACTGAATGATCCAATAATTGAGAATGCAATTGTTGGCACTGAAGTGGCCATTATTAATGTTCAGGATAACGATTCAGGAGATAATAGAAAAGTCAGATGTTCCATTCTGGAAAATGTTCCTTTCAAATTAAACCCATCTATCAAAAACTACTTTTCTTTGGTAACAACAAGCTGgttagatagagagacagaatcATATTACAACATAACTATCACTACTACTGATGGAGGCTCTCCACCTTTATCAACCTCAATGATGATTCATCTATCTGTATCAGATATTAATGACAATCCTCCTGTATTTGAACAGCAATCCTACATTGCATATGTGATGGAAAATAACAAACCAGGAATCTCTATTAGTTCTGTTACTGCAAGAGACCCAGACTGGAGGCAGAACGGTACAGTGCTGTATTCTCTGGTACCCAGTGAGATAAACGGTGTTGCAGTGTCCTCATTATTATCCATTAACTCAGATACAGGAGTGATCCATGCTGTGAAATCATTTGACTATGAAAAGTTCAGAAACTTTAAAGTCCAGGTTGTAGCCAGAGACAATGGTTCTCCTCCACTCAGCAGCAACGTGACTGTGAGTGTGTTCATATCAGATGAGAATGATAACTCTCCACAGATATTATACCCTGCTCCAGAGGGAAAGTCTTTAATGACTGAGATGGTCCCTAAATCtgctctctctggctctctggtGTCCAAAGTGATTGCTGTGGATGCTGACTCTGGACAGAACGCATGGCTGTCCTATCAGATTGTCAAATCTACTGATCTGGGACTTTTCACTATCAGTCTCCATAGTGGAGAGATCAGGGCTCAGAGGGACATTACTGAATCTGACAGCATGAAACAGAACCTTGTTATCTCAGTGAAAGATAACGGACAGCCACCTCTCTCTGCTACCTGTTCTGTATATTTACTGATTTCTGATAATCTTGCTGAAGTTCCAGAACTTAAAGACATGACTTATGAGGAGAGCAATTCCAAACTGACTTTTTATTTGATCATCGCGCTAGTTTCCGTGTCCACCTTCTTTCTGACTTTCATTATTCTGATCCTGGCTGTGAGGTTTTGCCACAGGAGAAAGCCCAGACTGTTGTTTGATGGAGCAGTCGCCATTCCCAGCGCGTATCTCCCTCCCAACTATGCAGAGGTGGAGGGAGCTGGAACTCTCCGCAGTTCTTACAATTATGACACGTATCTAACAACAGGATCACGCACCAGTGACTTCAAATTCATCACGTCTTACAATGACAGCACACTTTCTGCTGGTGAAACTCTGAAAATGGCCCAAAATGACTCTTTAGCTACAAACCTGATTTCACTTAACAATACAGGAGAGGGACATGAGGTAAGACAATGTagtattttctttcttccatgCTCCTTCTGATTTTAATACAATTCGAATTTAACCGAGTGCAAATTTTCTTTCACTTGAGAAGACATGATGCAATTGCCAACAATCAGTTACTTTTTTCTGACCATATTTTCTCTGATTCTGTCTCCAAACTCTTCAACCAGACATAAATATCtatatcttattttatatatatatatatatatatatatatatatatatatatatatatatatatatatatatatatatatatatatatatatatagcctgcTGATGTAGGTTTTGGAAAATAGAAATAACTTTATTTGTTGTGAGGCTGGATGTTTATTTCTGACATACCTTCTGTTAAAAAATTTTATGGATTTTGACGCTGAATATCATCATCTTTAGTGCGTTTTTACCCCAAACAGCCACCTTCTATaatatttgttaaattacaAATTCTTTCTAAGGAGACTTTCCCAACAATAAATTGAATCTTTTTATTCATGCAATGAAGACTCCCCAATTTCCTCACAAGCTTTTCAGAACAGGAGACCTCTAGTGTTGGTTATATTTAATTCTAAGTATTTTAAGTGTTGTTTCTGTGTTATAGGCTGGTCCTGACTGTTATAGGTATATACCAGTACTAATTTACCAGTTCTGTATTGAGATTCATCGGTGATTGGAAGTCTGTTTTCTTTGGAATCCAGCACAACAAAATGTTTGTACTGCTCACACTCGGTCATGGAGTTTTTGTGGTTATTGTTGTGTAATCAGACATGGCCTACAGCACATGATCAAGACAGTTCCATGGCACTTGGCTGTATATTCAAAGTGTTCGGCACCACAATATCCAATGGCCCACTCATTAAACAATGAATAATTGCTCCATGTTGCATAGTGCTAATTTTTGTACCCTTTTTGAGGTGATAGGCCTCTTATATCCACTGGCAGACACAAACAGATAGCATGACAGTGATAAGAAAATTATATTTCTGTTGTGGGATATATAAAATGATAGATATTTATGAAACTGCTGTCATAATAATATGTATTATCTGTAAACATTGCTGGACATGTAGTTGGGGGTCTGAATAAGTGATGTTTTTGATTTGCTGTGAGATCTCTATGTTAATTTGTCTTGATTCATCATTGTTTCAACGTGCAAATCCATAAACAATTCATCAGTATTTATAATTATCACTGAGCTAGTCAGGTTTCAGTTTCTGACTGAGATTCCCTAAGATTATATATATGCTTAACCTGAATCTTTTGGAATTTGGGTTGCTGACAATTATTGACAGAGATTTTATAAATGTAGTTAATGTTTGGTCTTGATTTTACTGATTAGCAGGTGCACGCATTGCATTTATGTAAActgaacctttttttaaatagtatatGTACAAATATGA
Coding sequences:
- the LOC108276785 gene encoding protocadherin beta-16 isoform X24, whose product is MERKTFSFSTPGILACIFIFIRAVRGDLSYTIPEETKQQYVIGNIAKDLGLDVKRLSTRKARIETEGSTKWYCEINLSSGNLVVVETIDREKLCGTKMSCILNYELVLENPLDVHRISLQIQDINDHAPRFPNDRINFNIMESAVKGERFPLDEAHDSDIGQNAVQGYSLERNDHFVLSVKENAEGGKYAELVLDKELDREKTKEIDLIFTATDGGTPQRSGTAVIHINVLDVNDNTPVFSQSVYKVTLAENAPLGAEVVTVSATDADEGVNGEVSYEFSRISDTAAKLFSIDKRSGHIKVNGNIDYEEETSYEMRVQAKDGSGLASTAKIIIDITDVNDNAPRIILKSLNDPIPENCMIETEVAIINVQDNDSGDNRKVRCSIQENVSFKLNPSIKNYFSLVTASFLDRERESDYNITITATDGGSPPLSTSMTIHLSVSDINDNPPVFEQQSYTAYVMENNKPGTSISSVTARDPDWRQNGTVLYSLEPSEINGVAVSSLLSINSDTGVIHAVKSFDYEKFRNFKVLVVARDNGSPPLCSNVTVSVFISDENDNSPQILYPAPEGKSLMTEMVPKAALSGSLVSKVIAVDADSGQNAWLSYQIVKSSDPGLFTIGLHSGEIRAQRDITESDSMKQNLVISVKDNGQPPLSATCSVYLLISDNLAEVPQLKDMTYEESNSRLTFYLIIALVSVSTFFLTFIILILAVRFCHRRKPRLLFDGAVAIPSAYLPPNYAEVEGAGTLCSSYNYDTYLTTGSRTSDFKFITSYNDSTLTSGGTLKMGQNDTLGANLISLNNTGEGDEQKPPNNDWRLPPNQRPGPSGQHRFHTLQQRWTPYEKSRAGARPEEAGAGAVVGTGPWPNPPTEAEQLQALMAAANEVSEATATLGPRYNAQYVPDYRQNVYIPGSTATLTANPQQQMPQQALPPPQAPPQAAPTADVPKAAPTPASKKKVTKKDKK
- the LOC108276785 gene encoding protocadherin beta-16 isoform X13, which gives rise to MSSTATVLKSRAFSCVILGFFLSLFFNQSTVCGDLSYTVQEEIKHRYVIGNVAKDLGLDSLKLKTRKARIETEDSSKRYVDINFNTGELIVSETIDREKLCGSRINCILNYELVLENPLELHRISLNIQDINDNAPKFLNERINLEIQESAIKGQRFHLDEAHDSDIGQNGVNAYSIEKNAHFVLSVEGNTERGKYAELVLEKELDREQQKDIDLILTAADGGIPQRSGTAVIHITVLDANDNVPVFSQPVYKVVLAENSLTGTEVVTVSAVDADEGANGAVTYEFSRIADNAAQLFTIDKLTGQIKVNGDIDYEEEKYYDIRVQAKDGQGLASTASVIIDISDVNDNAPKIILKSLNNPLPENVIVGTEVAIINVQDKDSGDNRQIRCSIHENVPFKLNKSIKNYFTLLTSSTLDREKEADYNITITATDGGSPTLSTSMTIHLSVSDVNDNPPVFEQQSYTAYVMENNKPGTSISSVTARDPDWRQNGTVLYSLVPSEINGVAVSSLLSINSDTGVIHAVRSFDFEKFRNIKVQVVARDSGSPPLSSNVTVSVFISDENDNSPQILYPAPEGKSLMTEMVPKAALSGSLVSKVIAVDADSGQNAWLSYQIVKSTDPGLFTIGLHSGEIRAQRDITESDSMKQNLVISVKDNGQPPLSATCSVYLLISDNLAEVPELKDMTYEESNSKLTFYLIIALVSVSTFFLTFIIVILAVRFCHRRKPRLLFDGAVAIPSAYLPPTYADVEEAGTLRSSYNFDTYLTTGSRTSDFKFITSYNDSTLTAGGTLKTGQNGTLAASLITLNTEDAHGQKPPNNDWRLPPNQRPGPSGQHRFHTLQQRWTPYEKSRAGARPEEAGAGAVVGTGPWPNPPTEAEQLQALMAAANEVSEATATLGPRYNAQYVPDYRQNVYIPGSTATLTANPQQQMPQQALPPPQAPPQAAPTADVPKAAPTPASKKKVTKKDKK
- the LOC108276785 gene encoding protocadherin beta-16 isoform X26 codes for the protein MERKRFSFYILFILVCIFIFIRAVRGDLSYTIPEETKQQYVIGNIAKDLGLDVKRLSARKARIETEGSTKPYCDINLSGNLVVVETIDREKVCGSKMSCILNYELVLENPLDVHRISLQIQDINDNTPRFPNDRINFDIRESAVKGERFPLDEAHDSDIGQNAVQRYSLERNDHFVLSVKENAEGGKYAELVLDKELDREQTKEIDLIFTATDGGTPQRSGTAVIHINVLDANDNTPVFSQSVYKVTLAENAPLGAEVVTVSATDADEGVNGEVSYEFSRISDTAAKLFSIDKRSGQIKVHGNIDYEEETSYEMRVQAKDGPGLASTAKIIIDISDVNDNAPRIILKSLNDPIIENAIVGTEVAIINVQDNDSGDNRKVRCSILENVPFKLNPSIKNYFSLVTTSWLDRETESYYNITITTTDGGSPPLSTSMMIHLSVSDINDNPPVFEQQSYIAYVMENNKPGISISSVTARDPDWRQNGTVLYSLVPSEINGVAVSSLLSINSDTGVIHAVKSFDYEKFRNFKVQVVARDNGSPPLSSNVTVSVFISDENDNSPQILYPAPEGKSLMTEMVPKSALSGSLVSKVIAVDADSGQNAWLSYQIVKSTDLGLFTISLHSGEIRAQRDITESDSMKQNLVISVKDNGQPPLSATCSVYLLISDNLAEVPELKDMTYEESNSKLTFYLIIALVSVSTFFLTFIILILAVRFCHRRKPRLLFDGAVAIPSAYLPPNYAEVEGAGTLRSSYNYDTYLTTGSRTSDFKFITSYNDSTLSAGETLKMAQNDSLATNLISLNNTGEGHEQKPPNNDWRLPPNQRPGPSGQHRFHTLQQRWTPYEKSRAGARPEEAGAGAVVGTGPWPNPPTEAEQLQALMAAANEVSEATATLGPRYNAQYVPDYRQNVYIPGSTATLTANPQQQMPQQALPPPQAPPQAAPTADVPKAAPTPASKKKVTKKDKK